In Magallana gigas chromosome 1, xbMagGiga1.1, whole genome shotgun sequence, the sequence taACAAACgttgtggtaaatgtcttattttttaatcttaaaataataattatatcagtagaaattcatgtaaaaagtttcattcaaaaatctagggcagaacaaattagacccggcctcgttaagtcaaaatttcagtcagtcataaaattattatttatcataatatggcgattgaaatttgtaattaacaacTTTATATCAAGACACTTTTAAGAGGGAgtctacgagaaaaccatgcaGAAAGCTATTCATGTTAGGTTCTTCTTTTTAGTttcttttatcataattatcaattttgatatattttaagcatttccTGTGAATTTGGTCAAAATCTGGTAATTGATATGGATTACAGCACCCCCTATGGTTGCCATTAGCAACAATTCAAAAAAGTAGTGAAAATCATGAAGAAAATACCAAGTTAATGAGTagctgtatttcattttaaacaaatttcaataaaaaatatatttgacatacatacatatataaagaGTGTTCATCATATCcatcatataaaattttaaattctgaaggcaccaaagagagacaactcttaCAATCTCAtaatgttctaaaaatagaatttcactgatcttatttcattaaaattctaagAGCTATAACACCTGATACACACTttagaataaaataatatttgtattttctgGAAGGTCTTTAAATagcatattttcattaaaaaggaATTCTTCGGAAACTAAAAAAGCAACAAGCTATGCTTAAAACAAAGATACatcatttttatcaacaaatccATTTTTTACCCATACAGGAACTACATGTTTctctgttatttaaaaaaaaaattattgtaatatcatttgataaggtcaacataaaaatctgttttttgtCATAAATTTAACTGTGCAttatgctttgaaaaaaaaaaaaaaaaaatacaatatcataaaaagacCCACAACTGTCTCtcattattttcttaatattaaatttaaaaagttgtcatttttgctaaaaaaaaataatgctaagcttaattaaataaacagtCTTGTATACATAttgttgataaatattatttgataaggTCAACAGTCAAATATTTGCACTTTATATAAAGCTTAAAAAAGTACTTTACACAGTATTTCTATTAGAGTAATTAATTGCATCTAAACAGGTATTACAATTcattacattataattaaaggaatattcattgaaaatgtattaacatagaaaataaataattaaggcTAGAATGATAAATTATCACACatgattttaaacatcaattttttttcataaaatcacaatttcagagtaatttcatatttaattcaaaaccaGTATTAATGCATACCTACTTGTctatttcatttacatgtaacaaacatTGCTAAGGATGCTTACAAAACTTAATTAATATTGTGTACAAGAATGTGTTCAAGAagtacaaaaatatgaaaacttctGGTACTTATATACGTgtatgcattttaaataataattatcgAAACACTGTAGTCATTAATTTTAGTCtgtcttttaaaaatcatacagGATACCTAACTACATATATTTACTCACAAGAAGCATTCAAGAATGGCCAAGGACTAACTTAAATTTGTGTCACAAAATTCCTGTCAGTACTGGAGAGTACACAATTAACTCTCgctatagtaaaaaaaatcaaacaattttaaatcattatttatccCACCATCACATTTAGAACAAGATATCTAAAAGTAAAACCTATTCTGCAACATTGTTGAATAAAAGAgcaaattttaattgtaaaattttatatctttGAAAATTATGGAGATTTCATTTAACTCAATATTACAGTATTCCTGCTAGCCTATCATTTATAATGTCAATATTTGCATAAATTAGGTAAACATGATTTCCAACAATACCGATCGATATAATCCAGTCAAATGCATTTAATCCACAAGTTCATTTGCTATGTCTTGAACAGTATCAAAATGTTCTGCTGCCTGAAGACTACAGATGATATTTTCAAGAAGTTCATCCTGCTCATCACCGACCTCGTGCAAATCAACCGCTTAGCCTGTGAAGTAGAACTTGACAGTTTCTGCTTTTTTGTGACAAAACTGGCAAAAACACCTCTAATCTGCTGATGTGTCAACCATTCACATGGACTAAAAAGTCTTTTCCCATCTGAGTCTTTTTCTGATCGCATCTGCTTGCTTACTGTGTATGGGTTTGCCTTTCGACCAGTCTTTTCTCCTTCATCAAAAATctcaaacaaaaactttttcaCAGCACTGGAAAATCTTGCACTTTTCTTCCTTTGTTTCAGTGCATATGCCTGTGTTTCATATGAGACTTCATCAGCCACATTCCGATCATCTGTTTCAATGCTAACAATGGGTTGAGTAGATCTGATTTTGGTACATGCCTGCACCCACATTCTTTTCGAGGTGTCCAGTATGTTGTCAGCCTCTTCATTGTCGTTCACATGATTACCAATAGCTAGGTGGTTTAGCAGTTGACTCTCTTTTCTGAACTCTTTTACACAATCAGGATCACAACATGACAGCAAACGACTTGTAGTTTTCTTTTGTCTTGGTTTGTCAGTGGGTGGTTTGGCGTTTGCAACAATCTGTTGTGAAAAAATAGAAGTATTACATGCATGTTTACTCAAATGTATGAAAATCGCAATATACATTACCGGTAAATTgaacaatataaaacaaatgatacTTTTAAGATTAAAATCTTACCATAGCTTCTTGGATGTCCATCATGTTTTTTGTAACACTTTCAAGCTTTTCGGATGGAATAAGCTGCTCTCCGAAACCGTAAGACTTGAATGCCAAAATACCACTGTCCATAAAGGTGAAGTTGTTGTACTGGCTTATGGGGATCTGAAGCTGACCTGACAGTACAGGCTGGGTGCTCATATCAACATCAATGATGGAAGTGAATGTATTTCGCACTCCCCCATGACTCTCAAGGGCATCTTTCATCTCAAAGACATTTGTGACATTGTTACCTTCATTGATGTAATTTAAGATGTGCATTCTACAACTCCCTGTGCGCGAGTCACACAAATCTTTGCCAGATTGTGCTTCACTAAAATTATACTCTCTGATTGTCACAAATGAATCGTTCCTTAATTTCCAAAGGCATGCCAGAAGAGGGGTACAGTGGTAGCATCCAGCATTATCAGAGCGTAAATATACTTCTCTCAGATGTGGGTGACTCTCATGAAGCATCTGCAAAGTGTGGGTAAGAATTTTGGAAACCGTGAACCATCCCTGTGTTCCATTTTGAAGAAGATGGACATAGGAAAGAATGTCTAATGGTTCATCATCTTCTGTACCATTTTTTCGTACGAGGACACATGATACATGCCAGCTGATCCCTTGCTTTCCGAACCATTCACTCTGAGTTTCTCTGAATGTCTGTGGCAAATATTTCATTGCCCAGTCCATGATTATAAATCCTTGATCTTCTCGAAGGTTGTTCAGAATATCTCTCTTACATGCATCCTGATTCACAGTCCTTATGCAATGATTTCGCCAGTTCACTATTTTCTCACATGACAAGTCTACATCATGTTGAATTTCCTCTTTCACATTAGCTTCACAGTGGACACCTTTAAGGCACTGAGCAATTTCAGTGGTGACATTTTTCACTTGGTGACAAGATGAGCAGGTCTCTGAATGTTCATGATCGCAAGGGGAATCAGAAAAAGCATATTGCATGCAATGCTCGATGCATGTGCTTTTTGTGATAAGGTGTGTCTTGAAATCATTCTTCAGATGCAATTTTACAGCTTGTAGTTGATTCTTGAAGTCCTTCACTTTTAACTCATCAAGTCCTAATTCAGATAGTTTTTCCACTGCTTTCTCAATGATGGAAATTCCTGATTCTCCTTCACTGGCAAGGTTGTCAATACCATGTAATGATTTCATCTGTGATGCTGCACACACTTTCACTATCTTATATAATGTGGCTCTTGATGGAGGTACAATATCATTGTCCTGGCAATATGCAACATATGCAGTGATGAGTCTTGATGCAATCATTGTACGGATTACTTTAGGTATTTTGACTTCCAATCCTGACGAGAGCTTCAAGTGTTTGGAACCAAAACCCACTGTATGGAGGTACATAGGAGCTGATATGAACTCTATAAAATGCTGAATTTTTCCTTTTGATATTCTGACTCGAACAATCTTTGGTGAATCAACATAATGCCCAGGCCAGTAGGTAGCTGCATGTTTTCTTGCCATATCAATTTGGTGGATTGTCATACCCTCAATCATTTTCAACAATGTGGCTTTGCTATATTTATTGGCAATGAGGGAAAGAATCTGAGTTCTAGTTGTATGGTCTGCTGCCTTCTTATATGCCTCAACTACCGTGTCCGTCATTGAATCTTGTTGGGATACCACTGAGCTGCTTGATATGTAGCTGCAGACTACTTCGTCAACTAGATCATGACCTTGACCAGGAGCTATGAGGtcacaaataaattcaaaagcaGCTTTTGCATGACGCACATAGTATGCTCTGGTTGAGTACTGCAAGTCCTGTAGAGGTTGGCTTGCTTGAGAGCGAAGGAACTCCAGGTGGCCATTTGTCAGCATTTGCATGGCATCATTGTACCTCTCCCTTGAAGACTTTTGCATATCTGACCAATTTGATGCAGCAGTGGACTGAGACAAATGCAATGCTTCGCTGTCTGACATATTGATGtctgtaaaaatataaaatgtataacaTCTTTGAGGGTTTCTTACACATGAGgggatttttgtttaacaatacATTGAATGAGCGGAAAACAGTACAGAATATTTTCTGTTCGCATAGAATAAATAAATCTTGTGAGACAAATTTATAAGGTTAATGACTAATAAAGACAATATAACAGTTAAAAAGTGGAGTGAATATCTTATCAAAGCTTTCAACAAGAAGCCCATGGGGCTTATCGGTCCCCTGAGTAACTGCAGTGTGGCTTTTGCAATTATGTATATTCATGTGCATTATAATTACAGGGCTATTAATGATATTCTGGGATTGTTTAATCCAATAAACTttctaaattctaaaaattattttaaaaaattgtagcataacatacagtgacataattaaacaaatcttaagtacaaaaaaataatcaggTGAAATTACACCACCCTACCCTATATAATCATAAGAGCGCTGCCCTAACACCaaaacccctgaccaaggggccatgaaattcataattttaaaagaagcaCTCTTCCTCATCATAACTATGTACATAATTCATCAAATTAATACACAGGATTGACAGtggagaagattttcaaaaaattactgCAATCATTTATAGTCCCTACCTAacaccagaacccctgacccaggggccatgaactTCACAATTTTGTAAGAGTCACTCTTGGACTGTCTCATCATCACTATGTACTTATAGTTCATCTGCTTTATATTCAGGATCatcaaagaagattttttaaaaatcaatgtatttcaCTATATAATGATTAGAGCCCCGCCCTAACAGCAAAACCCCTGaaccaggggccatgaatttcacaattttagaaGAGGTATTCTTCCTCAGGAGCagaggagaagattttcaaagaattaatgtattttttatatatacacatgttatCATTAGAGCCCCGCCCTAacaccagaacccctgacccagaggTCATGAACAATTTTGGAAGAGGCGTTCTTCTTCATCATAACTATGTACTTAGTTcggggttgtctctaaaaattgaagaagaaggaagaaataaaaaagtagaaggggggtCTGGGGGTGTAGCTTATAGCtaaattgtgtttgaaatgcaataatagctgGGTAATTATGTCATTATAGGCAGGTAAATACCCCACCCCTCCCTTCGGTCTTAGGTACAACCCTGTTAGTTCattggtttcagagaagaagctaaaaatgttcaaaagtttacgACCGATGAACAACAGCCGAAGATGGACATAAACAGATAGAAATAGGTCACTGAGTAACTCACGTGACCTAAAAATGTGATGCAAAATCATCTTTAGACTGAGTATACAGTTTCAAGTTATGTTTAATACCTTATGTGGTGTATTCCTACAATTTATATGATAGGTGTTTATGTTCACATCTTttagtgtatatttttttttccatttgtcAATTACATTGTACACAGGATTTCTCCAACTGATGCATCTGCACACAAGTCAGTGAAGTGTATAGCGATTTTGTTTATCGTTCATTATGATTCAGGACATTCTGCATATTGTGTatttattgtacaattattatcatATGACTTCTAAGGGCCCAATTTCGGAATATATTCATCTTGtctaattataatatataccggtaattataATTACAATAATTCTATGAAAAATGTCATCTGATTAGTCTAAACAGTCAATTAATATGACCTGAACTAAAAACCATGATGTAACTAAACATATTCTGATGTCAGCTACACAATGAAGAACACATGAGCAGATACAGATATttttcccgggggggggggggggagtcatTCTTAATATTGTCAATAATTATACTGtgtgattttaataaattttaattttccaacTCAATCTGCTGACTCTGAGTGTTTTATGGAAACTACCATGTCCAATCTAAAAATGAGCTTTACATCAGACAAACTTTATAACGTTGAGCCCTGCATTTccatatcattttaaagaattataacCTATTTAAATAAGTCAAAAAGTAGCTTCTAACACAACCAACACCTATCCCTTTATTAAATTAGGATGCACATCATTACTTAAAAGTACAatgttaaatatgataaatcAAGTATTACTACAATTTTTATACACTCACCATCAGCATGGTCAGTTTGGTTGGACTGAGATATTGGAACAGTGTCTGGATCagctaaaaaattaaagtattattcttaatataattataccatcactaaaatgttttaacatataaaaaatacaacattaGCTTTAATTATTTATCCTTTTACAGGGCTGACAAATATCTATCAAATAtgcttcattttcaatgttCCTTACTATTATAAATCTGCATAAGTAGTGTGAAAGGCTAAGGAAAAACTATTATTGtttaataccatgttttaagGATTTTAATATTTGCATGTAATTAAACCATACCATTGACATAAAGGCAACTTTGCAAATCATCAGTTGGGTGTAATGGTGGATTACTCATTTGTTGAACTCtgtctataaataaaaaagtccTTGTATAGTAATCATTTGATTacttatatactagtattaatttaactattataaatgtataacatgtataacGAGTTCATATAAATGTACCGGGTATATAGCTTGATAAGATGAACATGTTTTACCATGCAGTACCGGTTACTTTCAGATAAGCCTTTTTgattcataaattttaaaaactttcttaTCTAAAGTATTTGCTTTGTATATTGTTAAAGTTGTTATAGTTTTTTCCCTAAGAAAATCATGGATCCATCCCTACTGTCACTGTCATAAAATGTCATActtattcaatatttgaaaataattacctCTGATTTCTTCCACAATTTGTTCACCAAGACTGAGGTCTGCTTTGTGTTTAGAAACACATGTTCTGCATACAGctttaaataaaaccaaaaacataATGATCTTATCATCTTGATCATTCTTATTCATTTGGACACTGGAgtatttaataattatgataatgtcCAATAAACTATGATTAACTAAGCAAAAtgtaatgccaaaaaaaaaaaaacatcttgaGACTAAGTATACAATCAAAGATGACTGAGTTATGAATGGACCAGAAACAACATACAACCTAAGCTAATAATTTAAATCATGACATTCTGTTATACCTgcttataatataattaagtaAACTTATGAATAACAAATAACAATGGACCCTAACATATAGTACATAGACATAATATAAGTAGGCCTATACATACACTTAGCCTATGCATGGagcttttgaaaaatatgtaaatgcaaggaaacaattcttaaaaatatataccttcGCCTATGGGAACTGAGAGTTGAAGACGCAGCCATAGTTCTCTACTCATTACTGGGGTGATGCCTCTGTCTGgctttgattttgaatttccaTGAAATGGATGTGTACATGATCGTTTGCTTCGCTTCCAATACACACCAAGAAAATCCCTGTGAAACTTGCAAATATTTTGGTCTAGATGGGCTGCAGTAATAACATTCACACCAGCTCTGCACAGGATTAAATAACTTTCTGGCAGGTTTATGCCTTTAGAGTTTGCATTCAGGTATCTTAAATGGTGATATGTTGTTTTCACGCAgtcttttaaattatatatcacATTATTGTTACAATCTGTCGCTGTGCCAAAGCAACACCCACCAGACGACATTTTCCCTCCATGTAAACAATAGGTGATTTCCCCCTTCACTTACTGAAGAGTatacaaagggagataatttcataacattttccACTGATTTTCAAAATTGGATATCTTGTAAATTACAGTAAATCCAACAAATTCCTTTGAAACAAtggtaaacaaaataattttgatttatataaagaaattaaaaatattatttatccgTTGTATCAGACATATAGCTATTCAGAAGTCGGATACATTAAAGTCAAGGTAGTTCACTCTATTTAAAAACCCTACTGGGATTCCCCCAAAGAGTCACATGGTGAACAAAATAATGGTTTTTATGGATAGTTataattgtttactttttaaagacAACAAAAGTACATGAATTTTTTGTGTTCATTGATATTATGTGAGGGGTTgtaaaagtttcattttgtaCTCAATTTTAGCCTAATGGGGAGAGCTAAAAATAGATTTGGGGATATCTTAAATATGAGGGTACATCCATCATTTATCTTTTTACTACAAATATTTATGATCATCCTCTTTAagattatataaatgtaaatgccattttttaaagtgtcttggataattattttttacttttgcatggttttctcgtagacTCCCTCTTAATAGCATATCAATTTTATCAGTATTTTCAATTAAGAGACATTAAGAAAGTGTACAATTtttgacttaagtctaagaTTGTTTCATGATCCTGGAGCCAGGTTCTCATTTCACTTATCTCTCATCAAATTTAACAAGTTTCGGACTGGAATTTGAA encodes:
- the LOC136275785 gene encoding uncharacterized protein produces the protein MSSGGCCFGTATDCNNNVIYNLKDCVKTTYHHLRYLNANSKGINLPESYLILCRAGVNVITAAHLDQNICKFHRDFLGVYWKRSKRSCTHPFHGNSKSKPDRGITPVMSRELWLRLQLSVPIGEAVCRTCVSKHKADLSLGEQIVEEIRDRVQQMSNPPLHPTDDLQSCLYVNADPDTVPISQSNQTDHADDINMSDSEALHLSQSTAASNWSDMQKSSRERYNDAMQMLTNGHLEFLRSQASQPLQDLQYSTRAYYVRHAKAAFEFICDLIAPGQGHDLVDEVVCSYISSSSVVSQQDSMTDTVVEAYKKAADHTTRTQILSLIANKYSKATLLKMIEGMTIHQIDMARKHAATYWPGHYVDSPKIVRVRISKGKIQHFIEFISAPMYLHTVGFGSKHLKLSSGLEVKIPKVIRTMIASRLITAYVAYCQDNDIVPPSRATLYKIVKVCAASQMKSLHGIDNLASEGESGISIIEKAVEKLSELGLDELKVKDFKNQLQAVKLHLKNDFKTHLITKSTCIEHCMQYAFSDSPCDHEHSETCSSCHQVKNVTTEIAQCLKGVHCEANVKEEIQHDVDLSCEKIVNWRNHCIRTVNQDACKRDILNNLREDQGFIIMDWAMKYLPQTFRETQSEWFGKQGISWHVSCVLVRKNGTEDDEPLDILSYVHLLQNGTQGWFTVSKILTHTLQMLHESHPHLREVYLRSDNAGCYHCTPLLACLWKLRNDSFVTIREYNFSEAQSGKDLCDSRTGSCRMHILNYINEGNNVTNVFEMKDALESHGGVRNTFTSIIDVDMSTQPVLSGQLQIPISQYNNFTFMDSGILAFKSYGFGEQLIPSEKLESVTKNMMDIQEAMIVANAKPPTDKPRQKKTTSRLLSCCDPDCVKEFRKESQLLNHLAIGNHVNDNEEADNILDTSKRMWVQACTKIRSTQPIVSIETDDRNVADEVSYETQAYALKQRKKSARFSSAVKKFLFEIFDEGEKTGRKANPYTVSKQMRSEKDSDGKRLFSPCEWLTHQQIRGVFASFVTKKQKLSSSTSQAKRLICTRSVMSRMNFLKISSVVFRQQNILILFKT